One window of the Triticum dicoccoides isolate Atlit2015 ecotype Zavitan chromosome 3B, WEW_v2.0, whole genome shotgun sequence genome contains the following:
- the LOC119281535 gene encoding protein DOG1-like 3 — MDMARYVAFHQQWIAGQQAGLGELAEAAANAAAGRATDAELKTVVERCMRGYQEYAASRRAMARENGAAFVAPPWCTAFENSVLWLGGCRPSLAIRLLYSISGEGLEEDIEEFVSGRGRGLAEEMGLIGITATQLQQINDLHRCTLRDEGYLTERLASLQENIADRPLLPIVREHAVAATAVVGQDRSVKRDDIPGRLAAAESSGGLAAEVDAAMESYSAGLARLLEEADELRMSTARALATEILTPRQAVEMLMAAKQLHLAVRDWSRRKEEGAQNARLPRAAAATTAPSGSNP; from the coding sequence ATGGACATGGCACGCTACGTTGCGTTCCACCAGCAGTGGATCGCGGGCCAGCAGGCGGGCCTCGGTGAGCTCGCGGAGGCGGCAGCCAATGCCGCCGCCGGGCGCGCCACGGACGCGGAGCTGAAGACCGTGGTGGAGAGGTGCATGCGCGGGTACCAGGAGTACGCCGCCAGCCGGCGTGCCATGGCGCGCGAGAACGGCGCGGCCTTCGTCGCCCCGCCGTGGTGCACGGCGTTTGAGAACTCCGTGCTCTGGCTCGGGGGCTGCCGGCCGTCGCTGGCCATCCGGCTTCTCTACTCCATCTCCGGCGAAGGCTTGGAGGAGGACATCGAGGAGTTCGTCAGCGGCCGCGGCCGCGGACTCGCAGAGGAGATGGGCCTCATCGGGATCACGGCCACGCAGCTGCAGCAGATCAACGACCTCCACCGCTGCACGCTGCGCGACGAGGGTTACCTGACGGAGCGCCTCGCGAGTCTGCAGGAGAACATCGCCGACCGGCCGCTGCTTCCGATCGTCCGGGAGCACGCCGTGGCGGCGACAGCAGTAGTCGGCCAGGACCGGAGCGTTAAGCGCGACGACATTCCCGGACGGCTTGCGGCAGCAGAATCGTCAGGAGGACTCGCCGCCGAGGTGGACGCAGCGATGGAGAGCTACTCGGCCGGGCTGGCCAGGCTCCTGGAGGAGGCGGACGAGCTGCGCATGTCGACGGCCAGGGCGCTGGCCACGGAGATCCTGACGCCGCGGCAGGCGGTGGAGATGCTGATGGCGGCCAAGCAGCTGCACCTGGCGGTGCGCGACTGGAGCCGCCGGAAGGAGGAGGGCGCCCAGAACGCGCGTCTGCCGCGCGCAGCCGCAGCGACGACCGCCCCCTCCGGCTCAAACCCATGA
- the LOC119281536 gene encoding CBL-interacting protein kinase 30-like, translated as MAMEKNQDSKVIMGLYKLGRLLGRGNFAKVYKAHNVSTGEVVAIKVFDKEAVRRSGTVEQVKREVDVMRRVHHPNVVRLHEVMATRSRIYFVMEYASGGELFARLAQSTRFPEPVARRYFQQLVTAVEFCHSRGVYHRDLKPENLLLDAHGNLKVSDFGLSALADGASRHRGNALLHTTCGTPAYLAPEVVLKRGYDGAKADIWSCGVILFVLLAGRLPFHDTNLVLLYKRIARSDYKCPAWFSVDARKLLARLLDPNPNTRITITKLMARTWFQKDSCPLDDKPLDTSGTAVFLGKEAGGHHDVDQPEGATRKRKRSKVTASSPTISVRPSSMNAFDIISRSSVLDLAKMFDAEHKTSEARFSSKETTTAIVSKLGKIAEAGRFSFKLNKEKGRVELEGSQDGRKRALALEAEIFEVAPSVHVVEMRKTGGDSLEFQDFYKQELKPSLGDIVWAWQGGDSPPPTLTPGA; from the exons ATGGCCATGGAGAAGAACCAAGATTCCAAAGTGATCATGGGCCTGTACAAGCTGGGCCGTCTTCTAGGCCGCGGCAACTTCGCCAAGGTTTACAAGGCCCATAACGTTTCCACCGGCGAGGTCGTGGCCATCAAGGTGTTCGACAAGGAGGCCGTGCGCCGGTCCGGCACGGTGGAGCAGGTGAAGCGCGAGGTGGACGTGATGCGGCGGGTGCACCACCCCAACGTCGTCCGTCTCCACGAGGTGATGGCCACGCGCTCCAGGATCTACTTCGTCATGGAGTACGCGAGCGGCGGCGAGCTCTTCGCTCGCCTCGCCCAGAGCACGCGCTTCCCGGAGCCCGTCGCTCGCCGCTACTTTCAGCAGCTGGTCACGGCCGTCGAGTTCTGCCACAGCCGTGGCGTGTACCACCGTGACCTCAAGCCCGAGAACCTCCTCCTCGACGCGCACGGCAACCTTAAGGTCTCCGACTTCGGGCTCAGCGCGCTCGCGGACGGCGCTTCCCGCCATCGCGGTAACGCCCTCTTGCACACAACGTGCGGCACGCCGGCGTACCTCGCTCCCGAG GTGGTCCTGAAGCGTGGCTATGACGGCGCAAAGGCAGACATCTGGTCGTGCGGGGTGATCCTCTTCGTGCTCCTGGCAGGCCGCCTCCCTTTCCACGACACCAACCTCGTGCTCCTGTACAAGAGGATCGCACGGAGCGACTATAAGTGCCCTGCATGGTTCTCCGTCGACGCGCGCAAGCTGCTTGCCCGGCTGCTCGACCCGAACCCCAATACCCGGATCACCATCACCAAGCTCATGGCCCGGACCTGGTTCCAGAAAGACTCCTGCCCCCTCGACGACAAGCCCCTCGACACGAGTGGAACGGCGGTGTTCCTCGGCAAGGAAGCCGGGGGACATCACGACGTCGACCAACCGGAGGGCGCCACCCGGAAGAGGAAGAGATCCAAGGTGACCGCGTCGTCGCCAACCATCAGCGTGAGGCCATCGAGCATGAACGCCTTCGACATCATCTCGCGGTCGAGCGTGCTGGACCTGGCCAAGATGTTCGACGCGGAGCACAAGACGTCGGAGGCCCGGTTCTCCAGCAAGGAGACCACGACGGCGATCGTGTCCAAGCTGGGGAAGATCGCAGAGGCGGGGAGGTTCAGCTTTAAGCTCAACAAGGAGAAGGGGAGAGTGGAGCTTGAGGGGAGCCAGGACGGCCGGAAAAGGGCGCTGGCCCTGGAGGCGGAGATCTTCGAGGTGGCGCCGTCGGTGCACGTGGtggagatgaggaagacgggcgGCGACTCGCTGGAGTTCCAGGACTTCTACAAGCAGGAGCTCAAGCCGTCGCTGGGCGATATCGTGTGGGCGTGGCAGGGAGGTGACTCGCCGCCACCAACGCTCACGCCCGGTGCCTAG